In a genomic window of Nomascus leucogenys isolate Asia chromosome 4, Asia_NLE_v1, whole genome shotgun sequence:
- the RTN4RL2 gene encoding reticulon-4 receptor-like 2, giving the protein MLPGLRRLLQAPASACLLLMLLALPLAAPSCPMLCTCYSSPPTVSCQANNFSSVPLSLPPSTQRLFLQNNLIRTLRPGTFGPNLLTLWLFSNNLSTIYPGTFRHLQALEELDLGDNRHLRSLEPDTFQGLERLQSLHLYRCQLSSLPGNIFRGLVSLQYLYLQENSLLHLQDDLFADLANLSHLFLHGNRLRLLTEHVFRGLGSLDRLLLHGNRLQGVHRAAFRGLSRLTILYLFNNSLASLPGEALADLPSLEFLRLNANPWACDCRARPLWAWFQRARVSSSDVTCATPPERQGRDLRALREADFQACPPAAPTRPGSRARGNSSSNHLYGVAEAGAPPADPSTLYRDLPAEDSRGRQGGDAPTEDDYWGGYGGEDQRGEQTCPGAACQASPDSRGPALSAGLPSPLLCLLLLVPHHL; this is encoded by the exons ATGCTGCCCGGGCTCAGGCGCCTGCTGCAAG ctcccgcctcagcctgcctccTGCTGATgctcctggccctgcccctggcGGCCCCCAGCTGCCCCATGCTCTGCACCTGCTACTCATCCCCGCCCACCGTGAGCTGCCAGGCCAACAACTTCTCCTCTGTGCCGCTATCCCTGCCACCCAGCACTCAGCGACTCTTCCTGCAGAACAACCTCATCCGCACGCTGCGGCCAGGCACCTTTGGTCCCAACCTGCTCACCCTGTGGCTCTTCTCCAACAACCTCTCCACCATCTACCCGGGCACTTTCCGCCACTTGCAAGCCCTGGAGGAGCTGGACCTCGGTGACAACCGGCATCTGCGCTCGCTGGAGCCCGACACCTTCCAGGGCCTGGAGCGGCTGCAGTCGCTGCATTTGTACCGCTGCCAGCTCAGCAGCCTGCCCGGCAACATCTTCCGAGGCTTGGTCAGCCTGCAGTACCTCTACCTCCAGGAGAACAGCCTGCTCCACCTACAG gATGACCTGTTCGCGGACCTGGCCAACCTGAGCCACCTCTTCCTCCACGGGAACCGCCTGCGGCTGCTCACAGAGCACGTGTTTCGCGGCCTGGGCAGCCTGGACCGGCTGCTGCTGCACGGGAACCGGCTGCAGGGCGTGCACCGCGCGGCCTTCCGCGGCCTCAGCCGCCTCACCATCCTCTACCTGTTCAACAACAGCCTGGCCTCGCTGCCCGGCGAGGCGCTCGCCGACCTGCCCTCGCTCGAGTTCCTGCGGCTCAACGCCAACCCCTGGGCGTGCGACTGCCGCGCGCGGCCGCTCTGGGCCTGGTTCCAGCGCGCGCGCGTGTCCAGCTCCGACGTGACCTGCGCCACACCCCCAGAGCGCCAGGGCCGAGACCTGCGTGCGCTCCGCGAGGCCGACTTCCAGGCGTGTCCGCCCGCGGCACCCACGCGGCCGGGCAGCCGCGCCCGCGGCAACAGCTCCTCCAACCACCTGTACGGGGTGGCCGAGGCCGGGGCGCCCCCAGCCGACCCCTCCACCCTCTACCGAGATCTGCCTGCCGAAGACTCGCGGGGGCGCCAGGGCGGGGACGCGCCCACCGAGGACGACTACTGGGGGGGCTACGGGGGTGAGGACCAGCGAGGGGAGCAGACGTGCCCCGGCGCTGCCTGCCAGGCGTCCCCGGACTCCCGAGGCCCTGCGCTCTCGGCCGGGCTCCCTAGCCCTCTGCTTTGCCTCCTGCTCCTGGTGCCCCACCACCTCTGA